The following DNA comes from Allobranchiibius huperziae.
GGCGCGCAGCACGTCGGCGTGCGTGGGCGCGGCGTCCAACGCGGGTGCCACCACGGACGGCTCCAGGTAGGGGAGCGGGTAGACCGCCGCGCCGCCGAAGTCGACCGGCCTGCCGATCCCGTCCAGGGAGGTGCGGATGTGCAGGCCCGCGCGCTCCAGCACCCGCGACCCGAAACCGAGTCGCGTCGCGGAGTCGTGGTTTCCGCTGGAGAGCACGACCTGCGCACCGGCGTCGAGCAGCCGCACCACGGCCTCGTCCAGCGCGGCCACGGTCGCTGGGGCGGGCAGGGCGCGGTCGTAGATGTCACCGGACACCAGCACCGCGCCGACCTTCTCCTGGCGCACCACGTCGACCAGGTGGTCGAGGTAGGCCACCTGCGCGTCGAGCAGCCCGGCACCGTGGAAGGAGCGGCCCAGGTGCCAGTCGGAGGTGTGGATGATGCGCACGTTCCGAAGGCTAGGAGCCACCTCCGACAGGCCTGCGCATTTGCCCCGGCGTGTGGCGGCGTTGCCATGGGCGACGGTCTGCCAGGGTGAGTCCGTGATGCATTGGTCAACCGAGCGCGACATGCGTCTGCGGCATGAAGCAATGGCCTGGCTCAGTGCTCGAACGCACGACGGATCCATGCCCTTGTCGGGTGAAGACCTCGCAGATTTCCGGTTCGATGGAGAGCGGCTCGCCCTGATCGACCGTCAACGGGGCATCCGAAAGCCTGCTGTGCTCGACGCGGCCCTCTCGATCCGAACCGTTTACACCCCGCCCGGTCGACCGAAACCGTACGACGACCTGACTGGACTGGATGAGCGGCTGCGTTACAAGTGGCGCGGGACCGAGTCGCAGCACCCAGAGAACGTCGCGCTACGGCGTGCAATGGACCAACGACTCCCTCTGATCTGGTTTTTCGGGGTAGGCCGAGGTCAACACCAACCGATGTACCCGGTGTACCTCGTGGCGGAAGAAGCCGCGCAACATCAATTCGTCGTGGGATACGAGCCGGAACTAGCATCCGCCGATCCAGACTCTCCCGTCGAGGCTGCGCTGCGCCGGTACGTCCTGCAGGAGACGAAAGTGCGGCTGCACCAGCCTGTCTTCCGGGCAACGGTGATGCGCGCCTATGGAACGCGATGTGCCGTGTGCTCGCTACGACACGGCGAGTTGCTGGACGCCGCCCACATTGTTCCGGACTCGACGGAGGGCGGGATCGCATCGGTGACTAACGGGCTTGCTTTGTGTCGGATCCATCATGCCGCGTACGACCGTCGCATCCTCGGCATCCGGCCGGACTACGTCGTGCAGATCCGCCACGACCTCTTGGATGAGATCGACGGGCCGATGCTCGAGCACGGCTTGAAGGGCCGGCACGATCAGCCTCTGATGGTGCTTCCCGAGATTGGTCGCGAACGTCCCGATCGTGACCTGCTCGCGCAGACATGGGAGCACTTCACCTCGGGCGGCACCGGCTAGCGGCAGGAACCGACCAGGCGCGGCGCAGGAAAGTGACCGCAGGGCCGACAACCCACCGTCCGAGAGCCGGCCGGCGCAGGAAAATGGTCGCCGGGCCGACAACCCGCGACCCGGGGAAGGGTGTCCGGCGGATCGGGTGCGACCGCGATTCGTGGTCGGTGCTACGAACAGGTCGCCGACACCCCGTAGGTTGGGCCCGATCCTCGAGGAGGCCTGATGGGCGCGGAAGTTTCTGGCACGACGTACACCCGCGAGCAGCGGCAGCGCTACCGCGAGAAGGTGCGCCAGGACCTGGACGTCTTCGAGCGGATGCTGGCGACGCACCGCTTCGAGTACGAGCAGCAGCTGACCGGCATGGAGATCGAACTCAACCTGGTCGGCAAGGACGCCATGCCGTTGATGTCGAACGCCGCCGTACTGGAGAGCATCGCCGACACCGACTATCAAACAGAACTCGGCCGCTACAACATCGAGCTCAACGTCAGCCCGCGTCCCATGCCCGGCGACTCGGCGATCCAGCTGGAGCGCGAGCTGCGCGAGAGCCTCAACCGCGCCGAGGCAAAGGCCAACGAGGCCGGCGCGCGCATCGTGCAGGTGGGCATCCTGCCCACCCTGATGCCCGAGCACTTCTCGCCGGACTGGATGAGCGCCAACGCCCGGTACGCCGCACTGAACGAGTCGATCTTCGCCGCGCGTGGTGAGGACCTCTTCATCGACATCGAGGGCACCAGCGGCGAACGCCTTGCCATGTATGCCGATTCGATCTACCCCGAGTCCGCGTGCACGTCCGTGCAGTTGCATCTGCAGGTGCAGCCCCACCAGTTCGCGGCCTACTGGAACGCCGCCCAGGCGCTGTCCGGCGTACAGCTCGCGGTCGGTGCCAACTCGCCGTACCTCTTCGGCAAGCAGTTGTGGCAGGAGACCCGCGTCGAGCTCTTCCTACAGGCGACCGACACCCGGTCGGTGGAGCTGAAGTACCAGGGTGTGCGGCCGCGGGTGTGGTTCGGGGAGCGGTGGATCACCTCGATCTTCGACCTCTTCGAGGAGAACGTGCGCTACTTCCCGGCGCTGCTGCCCGAGACCAGCGAGGAGGACCCGATCGCTGTGCTCGACGAGGGGCGCGCGCCCGAGCTGGCCGAGCTGAAGCTGCACAACGGCACCGTCTACCGCTGGAACAGGCCGATCTACGACACCGTCGACGGCGCACCGCACCTGCGGGTGGAGAACAGGGTGCTGCCGGCCGGTCCCACGATCGCCGACACCCTGGCCAATTCGGCGTTCTACTACGGCGTCGTGCGGATGCTGGCCGAGCACGACCGGCCGGTGTGGTCCCGGATGAGCTTCGCCGCTGCCGAGCACAACTTCACCGAAGGCGCCCGACGGGGGATGGACGCGACGATCTACTGGCCGGGGTTCGGCGAGGTCGCGTCCGAGGAGCTGGTGCTGCGCCACCTGCTCCCGCTCGCGCACGAGGGACTGCGCAAGTGGGGCGTCGCGACGGCGGTCCGCGAGCGCTACCTCGGCATCATCGAGCAGCGCTGCCGGGTGGGGCGCAACGGCGCGAGCTGGCAGGTCGAGTGCGTCCAGGCGTTGGAAGCCAAGGGCCTCAGCCGGCTGGACGCCCTCGCGCAGATGGTGGAGCGCTACCTCGACGGCATGCACAGCAACGAGCCCGTGCACACCTGGGAGCTGCCCGGCTGACGCCTACACGCCCTCGCGGGTCGACCGGTTCCACACCTGGATGCACGGATTGCCGTGGTAGTAGCCGAGCATCGAGATCGCGCCGGCGTCCAGCATGAGGCGGGCGCCGAGACGCGGCACGTTCTGCAGGAACACCGTGGCGAGGATGCGCAGGGAGTGGCCGTGCGCGACCACGACGACGTTGCCGTCGTCGAGCATCGGGATCGAGCGTTCGATGATGTGGCTGACCCGGGCGGCGACGTCCTCGACCGTCTCGCCGGGCGTCTTGCCGGGCACCACACCGTCCTTGAAGATCTCCCAGCGCGGGTCGCCGGACCGCTCACGGATCTGGGGAGTGGTGAGACCCTCGTAACCGCCGTAGTCCCACTCGCGCAGGTCGGCGTCGATCGTGTAGTCGGTGATGCCCGCGAGCTCCGCCGTACGTCGTGCGCGCTGCATGGGCGACACGAACGCCGCCACCCGCGGCATGTCCCGGATGACCTCGCCCGCCCGGCGCGCGCAGTCCTCACCCTCGGGCAGAAGCGGCAGATCCGTCGTCCCGGTGTGCTGGCCGGTGCGCGACCACTCCGTCTCGCCGTGCCGGATGAGGATCAGGCTGTATGTCGGACTGTCGGCGCTCATCTGGGCAATCTAGTGGCAGCCTGTGAGGCGTGCCGACGTACATCGTGTTCCTGCGCGCGGTCAATGTGCGGCCGCGGTGGGTGAAGATGGCCCTCCTGCGCGAGCTGCTGTCGGACAACGCGTTCAGCGACGTCGAGACCTACATCCAGAGCGGCAACCTGCGCCTGCAGACACCGATGCGGTCGGCGGTGAAGGTACGCGCCGAGCTGGAGCGGCTGATCGAGGCCGAGTTCGGGTTCCAGGTGCCCTGTGTCGTGCGCACTCCCGCGGCGCTGGCCGAGGTCGCGGCGTGCGCCGAGGGCCTGGCGTCGCCGTTCCCGGACGACGAGGCGCGTCGTTACGTCACGTTCTGCGCCGAGCCGGTGAAGGCGGACGCCTCCGACCTGCTGCACGACTGGGAGGAGCCGGGCGAACGGCTGCGGGTCCACGGGTCGGAGGTCTACTGGTGGCTGACCAAACCGGCGCACGAGGCGAAGATGACCAACGCCCGACTGGAGAAGACCGTCGGTGATGCGACCACCCGGGACATCAAGGTCGTGCGCACGCTGGCCGAGCGCTGGGGGAGCTGAGCCGATCCGCTGCGAGGGCGCCGCATGGTCCCTCGTGGCGTGCCCTTACGTGAGCAGGGTTCTGGGGCGGCGCCGCGCGGTCCCAAATGCACGCCGTACGACGCTTCCTGGCCGCGTTTCGGCACCGAGCGGGCCTAAACGCACGTCGTACGACGCTTCGTGACCGCGTTTCGGCACCGAGCGGGCCCACACACACGCCGTACGACGCACGTCAGTCGGGTCAGCCGTCGTAGAGCTCGAAGTCGGCGAAGTCGAAGCCCGGGGTCACCACGCAGCTGACCAGCACCGGTTCGACGCGGCCGTTCAGCCCGAACGGCGATGCGCGCTGCCAGTGCCCGGCGGGCACGAGCGCCTGGGGCACCGCGAAGTCGCGGTCGAGGGCTGGACCCATGCCGAGATATTCGGTGGTCCTGCCATCGGGCACCTGTCCGTCGCCGCCGAGCTCCAGCGCGAGCAGACCGCCGTGTTGGTGGATCCACAGCTCGTCCGAGGTGACTCGATGCCATTCGCTCTGCTCACCCGGCATCAGCAGGTAGAGGATGGCCGTCGCCAGCGATCGGTGCCCACCGGACCCACCGGAGAGGAAGTCCGGGATCTGCAGGTCGCTGCGGTAGGTCTCGCGGAACCAGCCGCCCTCCGGATGCTCCTGCAGGTCGAGCCGCTCCGCCCAGTCCGGCAGTTTCTTCCGACCGCTCATCGTCGTCCCCTAACGTGTGCCGAATGGCGAGGTACTTCGACGTGCACCCTAGGGATCCCCAGCCGCGCAGCATCGGCCAGGCGGTGGCGATCGTGCGCGACGGCGGGCTGCTCGCCTACCCGACGGAGTCCGGCTACGCGCTCGGCTGCTCGCTCGACAACCCGGACGGCAAGGAGCGGATCACCCGGATCCGGCAGCTGGACAGCCACCACCACTTCACCCTGGTCTGCCACGACTTCGCCCAGGTGGGACAACTGGTGCACTTCGACAACCGCGTCTTCCGCTCGGTCAAGGCTGCGGCGCCCGGCTCGTACACGTTCATCCTCCCGGCGACAGGTGCCGTGCCACGCCGGCTGCTGCACCCGAAGAAACGCACCGTCGGCGTCCGCATCGCCGCCCACCCGGTCGCCTGCGCGCTGCTGGAGGAGCTCGGCGACCCGATCCTCTCGAGCACGCTGATCCTGCCGGACCACGAAGAGCCGATGACCGACGGCTGGCAGGTCAAGGAGGAGCTGGACCACCAGGTGGACGCCGTCATCGATTCCGGCGAGTGCGGCGACGAACCCACCACGGTCGTCGACTGGTCGGGCGAGACGCCCGAGGTCGTGCGGGTCGGGTCCGGCGATCCCGCACCGTTCGAATGACGCTGCCGGACGACGGGTTCGACAGTTGGGGTCTGCCCCCACACCTGGTGACTTCCCTGCAGACCATGCATTCGCACCCACTGGGATCTGCGATCCACGCTGCCTGGATGCGATTCCCGTCGCCGGTCGACGATCGCTGGACGCGGATGCCGAGCTGAGCGCCCGGGGTGTTCGGCGTCGTCGCCTTCACCGGTCATGCCATCGTCTGCGCGCCGGACGACCTCAGCAACGAGGAGCTGGCCACGTCGGGCGCGGACGGGACCGGAGGAGCCCACCATCCCGCCATTTGCGATGGCTCTGCTCGGAGGTCATGGAGTCGTGCACTCGCTGGACCTCCTGATGGTCGCGTCGGGCACCGGCCGCGACCTCGAGGCGACCGACGGCCTGCTCATGCGGCGTCCGGATCTCGATGACCATCCCCGGGTGCGGTACGCGGCGGCATTCCGCACGGCCGCGCGGGCGTTCGGTCTGCCGGACGGCGACGACGTCGTGGTCTCCCTGAGCACCGGCATCGGCCTTCTGCAGGAGATCGGGGTCGAGGTGGCACCGGGCGCACGGGGTCAGTGCCTCGGTGCAGAAGTCCTGCGTGCGGCCTCGGCGCTCATCCCGGAGGGGCACCCGCTGATCGCTTCCGCGGCTCCCGGCAACGTGGTCGCCGTGCAGGCCCTGCTGGCCAGCGACTACGAGGCCGTGGGCTCCCGCCAGGTGGTGGTGCGCGACCTGCGGTGATCCAGATAGAGCAGGTGCGGATATAGGCAAAGCTGCTGCTCAGGCGCGGAGCGACTGTCCGGGAGCTCTGCACGCACCGCAATAGGGTGAGGGTCATGACGCGCGCTCTCTTCGTGACCGAGCATGGTGACCGTTCGGTGCTGGCGGTCCGTGACCACGACGTGCCCGCGCCCGCACCCGACGAGGTGCAGGTGCGGGTCGTGGCGACGGGGGTGAACTTCATCGACGTCTACAAACGGGAGGGCGTCTATCCCGGTCCGACCCCGTTCGTGGCGGGTGAGGAGGGTGCCGGCACCGTCGAGGCGGTCGGAGCCAAGGTGTCCGACATCCGCCCGGGCGCTCGCGTCGCGTGGGCCTCCGGGGCCGGGTCGGCTTCCGAGCTCGTCAACGTGCCGGCCGCCGCTCTCGTCCCCGTGCCCGACGGCGTCGACCTGCCGCAGGCCGCCGCAGCCATGCTCCAAGGCATGACCGCGCACTATCTGGTCGAGTCGACCTACCCGGTGCGCGAGGGGGACATCGCCCTGGTGCACGCGGCGGCCGGGGGAGTCGGACAGCTGCTCGTCCAGCTCATCGTGGCCAAGGGCGCTCAGGTGGTCGCGACGGCGGGCACCGCGGACAAGCTGGCCATCGCCTCACGACTGGGTGCGCAGCACACCATCGGCTACCACGACTTCGACGGCAAGCCGGAGGAGCTGGCCGCCGCGGTGCGCGACGCAGCCGGCCGCGGGGTCGACGTCGTGTATGACGGTGTCGGTCAGGCCACCTTCGATGCGTCGTTGCGCTCGCTGCGACCGCGTGGGCTGATGGCGCTCTTCGGCGCGGCCAGCGGACAGGTGCCGCCGTTCGATCTGCAGCGGCTCAACCGACTCGGCTCCCTCTTCGTCACGCGCCCGACCCTGGCCTCCTACATCGCGACCCGCGAGGAGCTGCTGTGGCGTGCGGGGGCCGTGCTCAGTGCAGTGGAGCGCGGGTCGTTGCACGTCGACGTCAGCGCGAGCTACCCGCTCGACGAGGCCGTTGCGGCGTACGAGGCCCTCGAGGGTCGCGCCACCACCGGCAAGCTGCTGCTCACCCCGTAACCGGTCACGCCGCTCACCGCGAGGTGACCGTGCACCCGGGCTGAGGTGCGCCGCTCGCGGGGAAGGCGTTGGCCAGTGCTCGGGCGATGCCGAGCGACCGGGCGCGGTAGCCCGGTGTCGTGTAGTGGATGTCGTCGGTGTGGGTGTACCAGTCCGGTCGCACCTCGCTGGCCCAGTCGTAGACCCGCAGCTCGGGATAGCGCCCGCACGCCCCCAGCAGCGCGGAGTCCCAGGCGGCCATCTTCGGCTCGGCGTTCGGGCCGGTGCTCACGAGCGTGCGGGTGTCGACCCAGAGCACTTTCTGTCCACCGATCCTGCGCATCACCATGTCGATCCGGCCGGCCGCGTCGGGCGTGCCTCCGACGGACATGTTCGCCGCGTCGTTGTTTCCCAGCGCGATGATCCAGCAACCCCGATACCCCTGCGCGACATAGCGGTTCACCACGTCTGCGCCGCTGGCCTGGCCCTGGTAGTGCTCCACGATCGCCCGCGCACCGGAGATCTCCGGGATGAACGTGCGGACACCCACCGCCCGCAACCGCGCGTCCTCGCGGTCGGAGGGCTCGGGCAGGTAGTCGACCGAGACAACCCCCTCCGAGGTGGAGTCACCGATGTAGAGCACCGAGCTGCAGCTGGTCCTGAGCGGACCCGGGTGGGTGGCCGGCGGAGTGCTGGATCCCGGCGCGTGAGGCTGTGTGGAGGCGGGGGAGGAGACGGGCGGGGAGACCGGCGGGAAGGCCGTCGGTCCGAATGCCGTCACCGGGTCGGGGCGGCCGGCGTGCAACGCCGCCGGCAGGATGAGCGCGATCACGGCGACCGCCAGAAAGGTCGCGACCCCGAGGAGAGTGCGTCGACCACCGGCGCTCATCACGAGCGCACCATGTCCCGCTCGACCGCGGTCAGTGCCGGCGCCGGGCGGGTCGCCGCGCGCGTGGCGAACGCGCCTCGGAAGCCCAGTCGGCGGATCGGATCCTCCACCAGCGTCCACGAGAGGGCTGCGAGGGCGACCGTGACCGCGACGTTCGCGAGCGACAGCGCCCACCCGTGTCGGTCCGTGAGCCCCTGGGAAAAGACGATCACCGGGGTCTGCCACAGGTAGATGCCGTACGACCGCTCGCCCACCCAGCGCATCGGCGCACTCCCGAGGACGGCGCCGAGCATTCCGCCGTCCTGCACCGCGGCCATCAGCACGACGACTGTGGCGAGGGAGAGCAGCAGGAGTCCCCACGGGTAGAGGAAGGCGCTGAACTGATCGGTGCGCCAGACCAGTACGCCGATCGCTGACAGTGCCCCGACTGCACTCACGTCGAGCGCCACCCGTCGGCTTCGTCGCCGGTCGCCGCGCCGGAGCGAGGGCAGCCAGAGCATCGCGGCCAGCGCGCCCACGAGCAATGCCCCGGCGCGGGTGTCGGTGCCCTCGTAGGCACGGGTCGCGCCTTCGACGCCCGGTGCGAACAACGTCCAGGAGAGCGCGAACGACCCTGCCGCGAGGAGGGCGGTGACGGCCGCGACCACCCGCACCCGTCCACGACATACGAAGAGCAGCAGGCCGAGCACCGGTGGCCACACCAGGTAGAACTGCTCCTCGACACTGAGCGACCACAAGTGCTCGAGCGGATCGACCGCCTGGGTGTTCGCCGCGACGTACGCCTGGCCGATCGTGTTCCAGTTGGCGACGTAGAACACCGCGGCCAGCGCGTCTCGTATGCGGGTCGCGAAGGCCGCCGGGTCGAGGATCGCCGTGCACGCGAGCACCACGACGAGCAGCACCACGACCGCGGGCAGCAGCCGGCGTGCACGACGGATCCAGAACGTGCGCAACCGCAGGCTGCCCAGCCGCTCGAGCGAGCCGAGCAGGATCGAGGTGATGAGGAATCCGCTGAGTGTGAAGAAGATCCCGACGCCGAGGATCCCTCCACGAGCCCAGGGAAACCCCAGGTGGGCGCAGATCACGAGGGCGACGGCGACGGTGCGGACACCGTCGAGCCCCGGTAGATAGGTCGCGTTGCGGTCAAGCGGTCGTGGCACGGTCCAAACCCCCGAGTCGGTTCCGGCAGCTGCACCCCCGAGGTGCAGCTGCCCCTCGTACGACGCCGCTCCGGAGGACCTCGTTGGGTCACGTTCCACCGACCCGGACCCGACGGCGCAGCTCGGCGCGGCCAGCGGACGGCGCCGTCCTTCGACGACCACACCCGCAGGTGGAGCTAAGGGGGGTCGTGATGGTG
Coding sequences within:
- a CDS encoding HNH endonuclease; translation: MHWSTERDMRLRHEAMAWLSARTHDGSMPLSGEDLADFRFDGERLALIDRQRGIRKPAVLDAALSIRTVYTPPGRPKPYDDLTGLDERLRYKWRGTESQHPENVALRRAMDQRLPLIWFFGVGRGQHQPMYPVYLVAEEAAQHQFVVGYEPELASADPDSPVEAALRRYVLQETKVRLHQPVFRATVMRAYGTRCAVCSLRHGELLDAAHIVPDSTEGGIASVTNGLALCRIHHAAYDRRILGIRPDYVVQIRHDLLDEIDGPMLEHGLKGRHDQPLMVLPEIGRERPDRDLLAQTWEHFTSGGTG
- a CDS encoding glutamate--cysteine ligase, coding for MGAEVSGTTYTREQRQRYREKVRQDLDVFERMLATHRFEYEQQLTGMEIELNLVGKDAMPLMSNAAVLESIADTDYQTELGRYNIELNVSPRPMPGDSAIQLERELRESLNRAEAKANEAGARIVQVGILPTLMPEHFSPDWMSANARYAALNESIFAARGEDLFIDIEGTSGERLAMYADSIYPESACTSVQLHLQVQPHQFAAYWNAAQALSGVQLAVGANSPYLFGKQLWQETRVELFLQATDTRSVELKYQGVRPRVWFGERWITSIFDLFEENVRYFPALLPETSEEDPIAVLDEGRAPELAELKLHNGTVYRWNRPIYDTVDGAPHLRVENRVLPAGPTIADTLANSAFYYGVVRMLAEHDRPVWSRMSFAAAEHNFTEGARRGMDATIYWPGFGEVASEELVLRHLLPLAHEGLRKWGVATAVRERYLGIIEQRCRVGRNGASWQVECVQALEAKGLSRLDALAQMVERYLDGMHSNEPVHTWELPG
- a CDS encoding histidine phosphatase family protein — encoded protein: MSADSPTYSLILIRHGETEWSRTGQHTGTTDLPLLPEGEDCARRAGEVIRDMPRVAAFVSPMQRARRTAELAGITDYTIDADLREWDYGGYEGLTTPQIRERSGDPRWEIFKDGVVPGKTPGETVEDVAARVSHIIERSIPMLDDGNVVVVAHGHSLRILATVFLQNVPRLGARLMLDAGAISMLGYYHGNPCIQVWNRSTREGV
- a CDS encoding DUF1697 domain-containing protein, which codes for MPTYIVFLRAVNVRPRWVKMALLRELLSDNAFSDVETYIQSGNLRLQTPMRSAVKVRAELERLIEAEFGFQVPCVVRTPAALAEVAACAEGLASPFPDDEARRYVTFCAEPVKADASDLLHDWEEPGERLRVHGSEVYWWLTKPAHEAKMTNARLEKTVGDATTRDIKVVRTLAERWGS
- a CDS encoding cupin domain-containing protein → MSGRKKLPDWAERLDLQEHPEGGWFRETYRSDLQIPDFLSGGSGGHRSLATAILYLLMPGEQSEWHRVTSDELWIHQHGGLLALELGGDGQVPDGRTTEYLGMGPALDRDFAVPQALVPAGHWQRASPFGLNGRVEPVLVSCVVTPGFDFADFELYDG
- a CDS encoding L-threonylcarbamoyladenylate synthase, which encodes MARYFDVHPRDPQPRSIGQAVAIVRDGGLLAYPTESGYALGCSLDNPDGKERITRIRQLDSHHHFTLVCHDFAQVGQLVHFDNRVFRSVKAAAPGSYTFILPATGAVPRRLLHPKKRTVGVRIAAHPVACALLEELGDPILSSTLILPDHEEPMTDGWQVKEELDHQVDAVIDSGECGDEPTTVVDWSGETPEVVRVGSGDPAPFE
- a CDS encoding quinone oxidoreductase family protein, whose translation is MTRALFVTEHGDRSVLAVRDHDVPAPAPDEVQVRVVATGVNFIDVYKREGVYPGPTPFVAGEEGAGTVEAVGAKVSDIRPGARVAWASGAGSASELVNVPAAALVPVPDGVDLPQAAAAMLQGMTAHYLVESTYPVREGDIALVHAAAGGVGQLLVQLIVAKGAQVVATAGTADKLAIASRLGAQHTIGYHDFDGKPEELAAAVRDAAGRGVDVVYDGVGQATFDASLRSLRPRGLMALFGAASGQVPPFDLQRLNRLGSLFVTRPTLASYIATREELLWRAGAVLSAVERGSLHVDVSASYPLDEAVAAYEALEGRATTGKLLLTP
- a CDS encoding SGNH/GDSL hydrolase family protein; this encodes MSAGGRRTLLGVATFLAVAVIALILPAALHAGRPDPVTAFGPTAFPPVSPPVSSPASTQPHAPGSSTPPATHPGPLRTSCSSVLYIGDSTSEGVVSVDYLPEPSDREDARLRAVGVRTFIPEISGARAIVEHYQGQASGADVVNRYVAQGYRGCWIIALGNNDAANMSVGGTPDAAGRIDMVMRRIGGQKVLWVDTRTLVSTGPNAEPKMAAWDSALLGACGRYPELRVYDWASEVRPDWYTHTDDIHYTTPGYRARSLGIARALANAFPASGAPQPGCTVTSR
- a CDS encoding acyltransferase family protein — protein: MPRPLDRNATYLPGLDGVRTVAVALVICAHLGFPWARGGILGVGIFFTLSGFLITSILLGSLERLGSLRLRTFWIRRARRLLPAVVVLLVVVLACTAILDPAAFATRIRDALAAVFYVANWNTIGQAYVAANTQAVDPLEHLWSLSVEEQFYLVWPPVLGLLLFVCRGRVRVVAAVTALLAAGSFALSWTLFAPGVEGATRAYEGTDTRAGALLVGALAAMLWLPSLRRGDRRRSRRVALDVSAVGALSAIGVLVWRTDQFSAFLYPWGLLLLSLATVVVLMAAVQDGGMLGAVLGSAPMRWVGERSYGIYLWQTPVIVFSQGLTDRHGWALSLANVAVTVALAALSWTLVEDPIRRLGFRGAFATRAATRPAPALTAVERDMVRS